Genomic segment of Maricaulis maris:
CACAATGGAAGGGCGCCGCCTCCGACGCCTTCCTGCTGCATGCCCTCAAACTGCTCGCCGAGGCCGGCGGACGCATCGTCCATGCCGACCTGACCCTGATCGCCGAACGGCCCAGGATCGGACCGTATCGCGACGCCATGCGGGCACGGGTGGCAGCACTGCTCGACCTGCCGCAGGCGCGGGTCAACATCAAGGCGACGACGACCGAGAAACTTGGATTTACCGGCCGCGGCGAAGGACTTGCCGCCCAGGCCATCATCACTGCGAGACTGTCATGATGTTCACCCATTCCCTGATCGAGCAGGCCGAAACGCTGATCGATCGCGCCCGCACTGCCGGCGTGATGATCGCCACCGCGGAAAGCTGCACCGGCGGGCTGGTCAGCGCGCTGCTGACCGAGATCCCCGGCTCCTCCGATGTCGTCGATCGTGGTTTCGTGACCTATTCCAACGCCGCCAAGACCGAGATGCTGGGCGTTCCGGCGCGGGTCATCGAGGCCAATGGCGCGGTCTCGGTCGAAGTCGCCCGGCGCATGGCCGATGAAGCCCTGCTGCGATCAAACGCCGATATCGCGGTCTCGATCACCGGCGTGGCGGGGCCCGGCGGCTCCGAACACAAGCCGGCCGGACTGGTCCATTTCGCCCTCGCCCGCCGTGACGGCCCGACCAGGACCGAGGTCCACCGCTTTGGCGACCGGGGCCGCGATGCGGTCCGGCTGGCCAGCGTGGCGACGGCGCTGGACCTATTGGCCGATGGCGTTGATTTCTTCGGTTAGGGCCAGACCGGGATCGCCGACGCGGGCATAGCGCCGCTCGGCCTCGGCGGAGAATTTCTGCACCAGGACCCGACCGGCGCGCTCGCGATTGCTGTCGAGCAGCAATTGCAGGATGGCGTTGCGAAACTCGGCCCGGATCGAGAAATCGACCAGGCAGGACCCGTCGGATAGCGCACTGAACCGCCAGTGGTTCTCCAGCACCCGGAAGGGCCCGGCGACGAAACCGACATCGATTGCGCGATGGGGCGCATCGGCCCGCACTTTCGAGGTGAAGCGCTCGGTGACGAATTTATAGCGCACGCGCGCTTCCGCGGTCAGCTCGGTTACCCCGTCCGCACGGCGCTCGTCCTGCACGCGCATTGCGGTGATCTGGGGAATGAATTCGGGATAGCGGCGCACATCACTGACCAGGGCGAACAGATCGTCCGCCGCGTGAAACAAGCGCAAGCGTTCGCGAACCTCGACAACCATGGCTACTGCCCCTGCCCCTGCCCGGATAAAGGCGCGATCAGCCGCGCGCCAGCTGCTGGTCGCGCGCTGCGCGCAGCTTCGCGAAATCATCACCGGCGTGATAGCTCGACCGGGTCAACGGCGTCGCCGAGACCATCAGGAAACCCTTGGCGCGGGCGATGGTCTCATAGGCCTTGAACTCGTCAGGATGCACGAACCGGTCGACGGCGGCGTGCTTGCGGGTCGGCTGGAGATACTGGCCGATGGTCAGGAAATCGATGCCGGCGGAGCGCATGTCGTCCATCACCTGCATGACTTCTTCCTTGGTCTCACCGAGGCCGACCATGATGCCCGACTTGGTGAATTGCGACGGATCGCGTTCCTTGACCCGCTCCAAAAGGCGCATCGAGTGGTAATAGCGCGCGCCCGGCCGGATCGAGAGATACAGGCGCGGCACGGTCTCGAGATTATGGTTGAAGACGTCCGGACGGGCGTCGATCACCGCTTCCGCGGCGCCCGGCTTGCGCAGGAAATCCGGCGTCAGGATCTCGATCGTGGTCCCCGGCGCGGCGCGGCGGATGGACTCGATCACGTCGACGAAATGCTGCGCCCCGCCATCATCGAGATCATCGCGGTCGACCGATGTGATGACGACATGATTGAGCCCCATCTGGGCGACCGCCTCGGCCACACGGCGCGGCTCATCGGTATCGACGGCGCCCGGCAGGCCGGTCTTGACGTTGCAGAAGGAACAGGCCCGGGTGCAGGTATCGCCCAGGATCATGAAGGTGGCGTGCTTCTGCTCCCAGCATTCCCCGATATTGGGACAGCCCGCCTCCTCGCACACCGTCACCAGACCGCCTTCCTTGACGATCTTCTGGGTCTCGGAAAACGTCTTGCCCAGAGGCGCCTTGACGCGGATCCAGTCCGGCTTGCGCAGCACCGGCGTATCCGCCCGCTTCTGCTTCTCCGGATGGCGAGCCGCGCGTGCGTCAGAGGCGGCGGAACGGGAGGATGTGTCGATCAGATTGGCCATGGGGGCGATGTATGACGCGGCGGGGGTTGTGGCAAGGTTGGGGGGCTGTGGTGGTGGCATTCCTTCTCCCTCGGGAGAAGGAAAGTCGCGATGCATAGGTCTGAAGGCGTTGCCTGAGCGGCGTCGCGCAACGGGTTCGTCACTCGACAATCTCGAACCAGCGGTCAACAGTCACCCCGTATACCGATGATCATCCAAGGTAGAGTCATTGACCGCCAATTTCCCGCCCACAAACGCACTGACGCAGGTCAGCATCACGTTCTCGTTCACAAATACGACAGGATGCATATCGGAATTCGAGGCCTGCATCG
This window contains:
- a CDS encoding CinA family protein; the protein is MMFTHSLIEQAETLIDRARTAGVMIATAESCTGGLVSALLTEIPGSSDVVDRGFVTYSNAAKTEMLGVPARVIEANGAVSVEVARRMADEALLRSNADIAVSITGVAGPGGSEHKPAGLVHFALARRDGPTRTEVHRFGDRGRDAVRLASVATALDLLADGVDFFG
- a CDS encoding type II toxin-antitoxin system RatA family toxin; translated protein: MVVEVRERLRLFHAADDLFALVSDVRRYPEFIPQITAMRVQDERRADGVTELTAEARVRYKFVTERFTSKVRADAPHRAIDVGFVAGPFRVLENHWRFSALSDGSCLVDFSIRAEFRNAILQLLLDSNRERAGRVLVQKFSAEAERRYARVGDPGLALTEEINAIGQ
- the lipA gene encoding lipoyl synthase, which translates into the protein MANLIDTSSRSAASDARAARHPEKQKRADTPVLRKPDWIRVKAPLGKTFSETQKIVKEGGLVTVCEEAGCPNIGECWEQKHATFMILGDTCTRACSFCNVKTGLPGAVDTDEPRRVAEAVAQMGLNHVVITSVDRDDLDDGGAQHFVDVIESIRRAAPGTTIEILTPDFLRKPGAAEAVIDARPDVFNHNLETVPRLYLSIRPGARYYHSMRLLERVKERDPSQFTKSGIMVGLGETKEEVMQVMDDMRSAGIDFLTIGQYLQPTRKHAAVDRFVHPDEFKAYETIARAKGFLMVSATPLTRSSYHAGDDFAKLRAARDQQLARG